DNA from Roseimicrobium sp. ORNL1:
ACGCATCATCTACCTCTTCATGTCTGGCGGTCCCTCGCATCTGGATCTCCTGGACTACAAGCCGGTGCTGAATCAAAGACACGGTGAGCAGCTTCCGGATTCCGTGCGCAGTGGACAGAGACTCACCGGGATGTCGGGGAATCAGTCGTCCATCCCGCTGGTCGGTTCTCCGTTCAAGTTCGCGCAGTACGGGCAATCGGGTGCGTGGTTCAGCGATTTGCTGCCGCACACCGCGAGCATCTCAGATGAACTGTGCGTGGTGCGCTCGATGTTCACAGAAAGTATTAATCACGGACCTGGCGTGACGTTCTTCCAGACGGGCAGCCAGATTGCCGGACGGCCCAGCATGGGGTCGTGGCTGAGTTATGGATTGGGGCAGGAGAATGCGAACCTGCCTTCCTTCGTAGTGCTCATCACGAAGGGAAAAGGAGGCCAGCCGCTTGGTTCGCACCTGTGGGGCAGCGGCTTCCTTCCCACGAAGCACCAGGGAGTGCTCTTCCGCGCGGCGAAGGACCCGGTGCTGTATCTCGGTAATCCCGATGGTGTCAGTGCTGAGACCCGCCGTCTCATGCTGGATCGCTTGAAGGACCTGCATGAGCACCAGTTCGCGGGCACGCCGGATGCGGAGATTCAGAACCGCATCGATCACTATGAAATGGCCTACCGCATGCAGACCAGCATCCCGGAGGTCTCTGATTTCTCAGATGAGCCGCAGCATGTGCTCGACTCCTATGGCCCGGATGTGAAGACGCCCGGCACCTTCGCCGCAAACTGCCTGCTCGCGCGTCGCCTTGCGGAGAAGGATGTGCGTTTCATCCAGCTCTACCATCAGGACTGGGATCATCATGGAGGGCTGCCAGGCGCGTTGCCGAAGCTGTGCAAAGAGACCGACCAGCCAGCTGCTGCTCTCGTGAAGGATCTGAAGCAGCGCGGACTGCTGGACGACACTCTCGTGGTGTGGGGCGGTGAATTCGGCCGCACCAACTACTGCCAGGGGAAGATTCAGCCGAATTTTGGCCGCGACCACCATCCTCGCTGCTTCAGTGTGTGGATGGCCGGGGGTGGTGTGAAGGCCGGCTCAGTCTACGGC
Protein-coding regions in this window:
- a CDS encoding DUF1501 domain-containing protein, with the protein product MNAATLSRRQMLNRFGMGLGGMALAEMLGKEQAFGASSSTTAVDRGVLGGTHWAPKAKRIIYLFMSGGPSHLDLLDYKPVLNQRHGEQLPDSVRSGQRLTGMSGNQSSIPLVGSPFKFAQYGQSGAWFSDLLPHTASISDELCVVRSMFTESINHGPGVTFFQTGSQIAGRPSMGSWLSYGLGQENANLPSFVVLITKGKGGQPLGSHLWGSGFLPTKHQGVLFRAAKDPVLYLGNPDGVSAETRRLMLDRLKDLHEHQFAGTPDAEIQNRIDHYEMAYRMQTSIPEVSDFSDEPQHVLDSYGPDVKTPGTFAANCLLARRLAEKDVRFIQLYHQDWDHHGGLPGALPKLCKETDQPAAALVKDLKQRGLLDDTLVVWGGEFGRTNYCQGKIQPNFGRDHHPRCFSVWMAGGGVKAGSVYGETCEFGYNVVRDGVHIHDFHATLMHLLGIDHERLTYKFQGRRYRLTDVHGHLVKGMVG